A segment of the Gemmatimonadota bacterium genome:
ATGGAAAGTGGAGTCCTGACGCGGCAGGCCGCGGCCACGGACCGGCCCGCCTTCAAGGTCGCCGACCTGAGCCTGGCGGAGTGGGGCCGCAAGGAGATCACGCTCGCCGAGCACGAGATGCCCGGCCTGATGTCCGTCCGGGAGGAATACGCCGAAGCTCAGCCGCTGGCCGGCCTGAAGGTCATGGGCTCGCTGCACATGACGGTCCAGACCGCGGTGTTGATCGAGACCCTGATGGACCTGGGCGCCGACGTGCGTTGGGTCTCGTGCAACATCTTCTCGACCCAGGACCACGCCGCCGCCGCGGTCGCGGTGGGGCGAGGCGGTACTCCCGAGCACCCGAACGGGGCCGCGGTCTTCGCCTGGAAGGGCGAGACGTTGGAAGAGTACTGGTGGTGCACCGAGCAGGCCCTGATGTGGCCGGACGGCTCGGGACCCGATCTCCTCGTGGACGACGGGGGCGATGCGACCCTGCTCCTGCACAGGGGTGTGGAATACGAAGCGGTCGGTGCGGTACCCGACTTCGACGCGGCCAGCGAGCCCGAAGAGTGGGGCGTCATTCTCGACCTGCTTCGCCGCACGCTGACGTCGGACCCGGGTCGCTGGACGCGGCTGAGCGCCACGATCAAGGGCGTCTCTGAGGAGACCACCACAGGCGTGCACCGGCTCTACGAGATGGAGAAGGCGGGTACCCTGCTCTTCCCCGCCATCAACGTCAACGACTCGGTGACCAAGTCCAAGTTCGACAACATCTACGGCTGCCGGCATTCGGTCATCGACGGTCTGAACCGGGCCAGTGACGTGATGATCTCGGGCAAGACCGCAGTCGTCTGCGGCTATGGCGAGGTCGGAAAGGGCTGCGCCCAGGCGCTCAAGGGGCAAGGCGCCCGCGTGATCGTCACCGAGATCGACCCGATCTGCGCCTTGCAGGCCGCGATGGAGGGCTTCGAGGTCAAGCGGGTCGAAGACGTGCTGGACTACGCGGACATCTTCATCACCGCCACCGGCAACAAGGACGTGATCACCTACGATCACATGGCGCGTATGAAGAACAAGGCCATCATCGGAAACATCGGCCACTTCGACAACGAGATCGACATGGCCGGTCTGAAGAAGCACAAGGTCGAGCGCCGCAACATCAAACCCCAGTACGACGAGTTCATCTTCCCCGATGGACATTCCGTACTGATCCTGGCGGAGGGACGGCTGCTCAACCTGGGCTGCGCCACCGGGCACCCCAGCTTCGTGATGAGCGCGAGCTTCACCAATCAGGTCATCGCGCAGCTGGAGCTGGCCAGAAACGCGGGCGAGTATGAGAAGAAGGTGTACATGCTGCCCAAGCACCTGGACGAGAAGGTGGCGACGCTCCACCTCGAGCATCTCGGGGTGAAGCTCACGGAGCTCACTGCGGAGCAGGCCTCATACATCGGCGTACCCGCGCAGGGGCCCTACAAGCCGGAGCACTATCGGTACTAGGAGGGCACTGCCCGCGGCGGAGGGATCGCCTCGAGCCCTTCGATCGCGAGGCGAGCCCTCGCGGAGGGCCGGAACAAGGGGGTGGGCACCGACCTGGTGACCACCCCCTCGTCGCGGCCCCCAGCGATGTCCTGCTGCGGGCGGCACCCCACCTCAGACGCGTGCGGCGCGCTAGCGGTGTCCCAGCCGGTACCCGAAACCCACTGAGACCACCGGCCTCAGCTTGGGCTGGTGGATGGCGTCGTCCGCGTCGGCGTAGGTGTAGTCCTCACGCGGGTTGACGTTGTCATTCCCCGGCGTGTACGAAGTGTCGTGCCCCGTGAGCCTGCTCGTGTGGTAGTACTCCAAGCCCGCCGTCAGGACGAGGTCCAGCACCGACGACATGGCATGGTAGCTCTCCAGGCCGGCACCCAGGCCCCAGTGGTTGCTCACCACGTCGAAGTCCTCGTTGCCACCGACGTACTTGAAGTTGCCCCGGAAGCGTGAGTAGCGGACGCCGGCGTACCAGAATGCTCGCTGCCACGAAACCAGATCGCTGTCGAACATCACGTCGAAGGACGCATCCAGGGTCCGACCGCGTGTAGCGGGAGTCCCGTTGGTGGCGTTGTTGATGAAGATCCGGCGGGCGCCCGGAGCGCTGCCCGGGTCGGTGCCCACGTATCCGACGCTTCCCCGTACCATGACGGGCAAGCCCTCAGCCACGTTTCCCTTCACCGCGAACAGGTGCACGCCTACCCCATCCACGTAGCCGAATCGGCCCCCGACCATGAGATCCGAGGTCTGTCCCGCTACGGTGACGGGGAGCGCGCCGATCGCGAAGATCACCGCTGCGACCGATCGTTGAAGCATGATTCCCTTCCGCTTGAAATGTCCCCTCCGCGCGGAGAGCGCCGCGCGTCCTGCGCTCTGCCGCGAACACCGTGCCGCCGGTGGCGCCGCGGAATCACGCGCAACTGCGCGGCGGTGCGCAGGTCGGTGGAAAGGACTTTCTGCCTCGGCCGTCGTCGCTTGCCGAGGCGAGCTTGCGACGTCGCCGAGGCGCAGCACGAACGAGACAGGAATTGCGCCTCGCCAAAACCGCTGGCCCGATCCTCGCGGAGTCGCCATCGCGTCGAGCGGGCCCCGCCGAAGGTGCAGCCCGCCCCGCCTGCCCGCTGAAGCACAGACCCCCCCGGGTCCGTACATAGAGGACGACCGTTTCACCCGAGAGGAGACGCCATGACCGACGAACAGCGGGGCCGCTGCGCCACCATCATCCACGGAGCGGGAACGGCCTCAGCCGCGGTGGGGGCCGGCCTGGCCCAGGTACCGGGTGGCGACGCCATCCTGATCATGCCCGTCCAGGTCGCCATGATCGTGGGCCTGGGCCGTGTGTTCGGGATCGAGGTCAGCGAGGCGGCGGCGCGTTCGGTGGTCTACGCGTCCCTGGGGACCATCCTGGGCCGCGGCGCTGCCAAGGTGCTGTTCCGTTTCGTCCCGGGCCTCGGGAACCTGCTGAACGCCGGGGTCGCTTTCAGCGTCACCGAAACCATGGGGTGGGCCATCGCCGAGCGGATGGCCGACGGGCGCTTCGGGGGCACCACCGTCTAGAGGAGGCGAGCGGAGAATACCGTACCGTACCGTACCGTACCGCCCCGCGAGCCTAGAAGAAGAACACGGCCCCTCCTCCTCGCCCACGGAAGCGCAGCCTGGGGTTCACCACGTTGTTGTAGATCGAGCCGAACTGGTACTGGAACCCGATCGAGGTGAAATACCGGAAATCGGTCTGCAGCTGGCGCAGGCGCAAGAGGATCTCCTCGTCGTTCAACTCTCTTCCCGACAGGTAGAGCTGATCGCGGATCCATGAGTAGGACCCGTTGAGTCGGAGGGTGAGGCCGCGCGTCAATCGCAGGTTCATGCCCCCGAAGGCCGTCACGGAGTACTTCCCCGCGTCGTGGAGGAACTGCGACCCGATCAGATTGAAGTTGACGGAGCCCCAGGGCTGGTTCTGCTCCACCGCCGCGGCAAGCGTGTGATCGAAGCGGATCTCCGAGGTCCGCCCGAACAACGTCTCCTCCGTGTAGTCGAAGGAGTTGACTCCGGCCGAGTACTGGACCGTGAGCTGTCGCCGCGTGGACTCTGCATACGGATAGACGTTGTACTCCACCGCTGGCGCCAGGCGCAGCGTGAGATCCTGATTGAGACGGTCGTCCTTCGACGCGGTCGCCTGGGCGCCCGCTGCCCATTGTGCTCCGATGCTGCGCACGATGGAGGCGCTGGCCGTTGCCTCACGGGTGATGCTGAGGGAGGTGCCGGTCGAAAGCTCGTATTGCTGTTCGCTGTAGTCGCTGCTCACGCCCAGATCGATCTTCCAGTCCTCGGTGACGCGGCTGGCGGACACGTTGGCGCCCACATTGGTGAAGCGCGTGGACGACTCGCCGTTCAAGAAGCTGTTGACCCCGATACGGAAGACCCAGTGGTTCCACGGGTCCTCGACGGCGGTGGGGGTGCCGGGGCCCCCGCGTCGCCCCGCCCCCGGCCCCCGTGCCCGGATCTCCACACGCCCGAGCGCTCCTGCCCGGGCCAGGTAGCGCATCAACCCGGCGCGGACCACCTCTTCGATGGCGCCCCGTTGCTCGTCCCGGGTGGCGGCGGCCTCGGTGTTCTGACGGAGCGTGTCGCTCACGCCGGCGAACGCTTCCCGGCCCAGGAACGCCAGCGTGTACTCCCGACCGCCTCCCCCGGTCACCTCGGAGGTCACCAGCACGTGCACGTCCGCGTCCGCTCGGTCCCGCACCCAGCTCACGAAGGTGATCTGCTGGCGGAGGTAGGTTTCGTCACAGCCCGAGCCGGAGCAGTCGAAGAAGACCCGCAAGTCGCCGGTGGGGACATCCTGGCCGGAGGCGGGCCGGGCGAACAACGGAGGCAGGACGAACAGGAGGACCAGGACCGCTCGGCGAGCAGCGTAGAGGCGGATCATGCGGCTCCCTGCTTCGGAGGGGTGGACCGAACGTAGCCTATACGCACTCGAGCCGCAGCAGCTTACTCCGCGACTTCCCGCAGCACGGTGAGGGGCGTGCGCGATAGCACCCCCCTGCTTCCCGCCATCCCGACCAGCACCGTCAGAACGGTTGCCCCGGCCCAGACGCCGAGCGCCAACCGAGGGGACAGCACCACCGGCCCCTCGAAGACGAAATGGATCACTCCAGCCGAGGCCAGCGCCGCGAGCACCAACCCCGCGAACGCGCCCAGCGAGCCCAGCGCGACGTATTCGGTGGTCAGGATGCCCAGGATCTGATTGCGGCGCGCCCCCAGGGTCTTGAGCAGCGCACCTTCGCGCATGCGTTGGAAGCGCGAGGTGGCCAGGGCCCCGATGAGGACCAACAGACCGCCCAGCACGGAAAAGCCTGCGAGGAATCGGATGGCCCCGCTGACGGTGCCCAGGATGGTGTCGAGGGTCTGCTGTACCTGAGCGAGATCCAGGACGGAGACGTTGGGGAACGCCCGCACCAGGTCCCGCTGCATGGTGGAGCGGGCGGCAGCATCGGGCACGCGGGCCAGCGCCAGCAACGTCTGGGGTGCGTCCTCCAGAACTCCGGGCTCGAAGACCACGAAGAAGTTGGTCTGGAAGCGGGCCCAGTCGACACGCCGCAGGCTGGTGATCTCCGTTTCGATCGAACGCCCTTGCACGTCCCAGGTGATGCGGTCTCCCAGCCCCACCTGAAGGTCTGCAGCCAGGTCCGTTTCCACGGATACGGCCGGCAGCCGCTCGGGCGAGGGATGCTCGGCCGCTGCGGTGGTGTCCCACCAGGTGCCGGCTATCAACTCCTCGG
Coding sequences within it:
- the ahcY gene encoding adenosylhomocysteinase, translating into MESGVLTRQAAATDRPAFKVADLSLAEWGRKEITLAEHEMPGLMSVREEYAEAQPLAGLKVMGSLHMTVQTAVLIETLMDLGADVRWVSCNIFSTQDHAAAAVAVGRGGTPEHPNGAAVFAWKGETLEEYWWCTEQALMWPDGSGPDLLVDDGGDATLLLHRGVEYEAVGAVPDFDAASEPEEWGVILDLLRRTLTSDPGRWTRLSATIKGVSEETTTGVHRLYEMEKAGTLLFPAINVNDSVTKSKFDNIYGCRHSVIDGLNRASDVMISGKTAVVCGYGEVGKGCAQALKGQGARVIVTEIDPICALQAAMEGFEVKRVEDVLDYADIFITATGNKDVITYDHMARMKNKAIIGNIGHFDNEIDMAGLKKHKVERRNIKPQYDEFIFPDGHSVLILAEGRLLNLGCATGHPSFVMSASFTNQVIAQLELARNAGEYEKKVYMLPKHLDEKVATLHLEHLGVKLTELTAEQASYIGVPAQGPYKPEHYRY